In the Hordeum vulgare subsp. vulgare chromosome 7H, MorexV3_pseudomolecules_assembly, whole genome shotgun sequence genome, one interval contains:
- the LOC123411159 gene encoding galactoside 2-alpha-L-fucosyltransferase-like: protein MKTKPAAESKRWCPGIDTKLLAFVLTVPSLIVFLGARTGEQPVVGIERAMAGRDPNVASFHQRKTAHGDRLLGGLLVDGHDQKSCHSRYQSVVYRRNAGRQPSQYLVSKLRSQEALQRRCGPGTAAYTTALEQLKSGKSTASPECKYLVSISYRGLGNRILAAASAFMYALLTDRVLLVDPSHMMDELFCEPFPNTTWLLPPRFPLLNYQSFYLDTPERYGRMREDGVLGLGAGERNGSSAPAELPAFAYIHLDYNQTDHDKRFFCDDDQRVLRGIQWLVMRTDSYIVPGLFLVMAFQEELAMLFPEPDTVFHHLGRYLFHPTNQVWGLIARYYRAHLASARRVVGIQVRVFPWEAESPEILEQIKTCTQQERLLPAVLDDEEEEEEDEPTTTVSGAKPTAVLVTSLKAWYSDKMKEMYWERATADGEVVVVDQPSHEETQRYNVRPHEHKAWAEVYLLSVADMLVTTGQSTFGYVAQGLGGLKPWVLHHVKNGTVGWPCSRDVSMEPCFHVPPVYDCKRREDAGLIVPHVRHCGDLPAGLKLVDRREW, encoded by the exons ATGAAGACGAAGCCGGCCGCGGAAAGCAAGCGATGGTGCCCGGGAATCGACACCAAGCTCCTCGCATTCGTGCTCACAGTGCCGTCACTCATCGTCTTCCTTGGTGCGCGCACCGGCGAGCAGCCGGTGGTCGGGATCGAGAGGGCCATGGCCGGCAGAG ATCCAAATGTTGCCTCGTTCCACCAACGGAAGACAGCACACGGCGACAGGCTTCTCGGCGGCCTCTTGGTCGACGGCCACGACCAAAAATCCTGCCACAGCCGGTACCAATCCGTCGTGTACCGTCGGAACGCCGGCAGGCAACCGTCGCAGTACCTCGTCTCCAAGCTGCGGAGCCAGGAAGCTCTGCAAAGACGGTGCGGCCCCGGCACAGCCGCCTACACCACCGCCCTGGAGCAGCTCAAGTCCGGCAAGAGCACCGCCTCACCGGAGTGCAAATACCTGGTCTCCATCTCGTACCGCGGCCTCGGCAACCGGATCCTGGCGGCGGCGTCGGCGTTCATGTACGCGCTGCTCACCGACCGCGTCCTCCTCGTCGACCCCAGCCACATGATGGACGAGCTGTTCTGCGAGCCGTTCCCAAACACGACGTGGCTGCTGCCTCCGCGGTTCCCGCTCCTCAACTACCAGAGCTTCTACCTCGACACGCCGGAGCGGTACGGGAGAATGCGGGAGGACGGGGTGCTCGGCCTCGGCGCCGGCGAGAGGAACGGTTCATCCGCCCCCGCGGAGCTGCCGGCGTTCGCGTACATCCACCTCGATTACAACCAGACGGACCACGACAAGCGCTTCTTCTGCGACGACGACCAGAGGGTTCTCCGGGGCATCCAGTGGCTGGTGATGAGGACGGACAGCTACATCGTGCCGGGGTTGTTCCTGGTCATGGCGTtccaggaggagctcgccatgctcTTCCCGGAGCCGGACACCGTGTTCCACCACCTCGGCCGGTACCTGTTCCACCCGACCAACCAGGTGTGGGGCCTCATCGCGCGCTACTACCGCGCGCACCTCGCGTCGGCGCGGCGCGTGGTCGGCATCCAGGTGCGCGTCTTTCCCTGGGAGGCGGAGTCGCCGGAGATCCTGGAGCAGATCAAGACGTGCACGCAGCAGGAGAGGCTGCTCCCGGCGGTGCTggacgatgaggaggaggaggaggaggacgagccgACGACGACGGTGTCCGGCGCCAAACCGACGGCCGTCCTGGTCACCTCCCTCAAGGCCTGGTACAGCGACAAGATGAAGGAGATGTACTGGGAGCGCGCGACGGCGGAcggcgaggtggtggtggtggaccaGCCGAGCCACGAGGAGACCCAGCGGTACAACGTGAGGCCGCACGAGCACAAGGCCTGGGCCGAGGTCTACCTGCTGAGCGTGGCGGACATGCTGGTCACCACCGGGCAGTCGACGTTCGGGTACGTGGCGCAGGGGCTCGGCGGGCTGAAGCCGTGGGTGCTGCACCATGTCAAGAACGGCACGGTGGGCTGGCCGTGCAGCAGGGACGTGTCCATGGAGCCCTGCTTCCACGTCCCGCCGGTGTACGACTGCAAGCGACGGGAAGACGCCGGCCTCATCGTGCCACATGTGCGGCACTGCGGAGACCTGCCCGCGGGGTTGAAGCTAGTCGACCGAAGAGAATGGTAG